The sequence CACCTATGGCCCACAACGACCCATCCGCGCCAACCTAACATGTCGGATTATCTGCCTTACTTACCGCGCCGAATGGCCGAGCGTGTTAAGGGAGCACATCCGACTATCCGATATGATAGCCGGATGCAGCTACCACACCCACCGGTACTCGGCTATATCAGACAGTCTGACCCAACGATAACACGGTCATGCTCACAAGTCCGACTCATCCAGCGTGGTTGCGCCTTCGGGCTAGGCGCTTTTGACGACTGCCACACTGGCGGCCGATTGTCGTCGTCGGTCAACGGCGCCTTGGCGGGCGGCGCAGCGACGTGCAAGTGTGGCGCCTTACGGTTCAGCACGAATGGGGGTCAGACTCGCtctgtgcgttcggtttattcggtttataCAGTTTTTCGGTTTGTACAatattaatacttcggtaaatatgATGTGAAATTAAAATACGGTTTGGTTTCGGTATACCGAATTATTTCGGTATGATTTCAGTATATACCATAATAACCAAAGCTGGCGCGAATTTGAAAATAACATAATAACAATTTACAAATTTATAactcaaaacacatactattttacataaatactcccttcgtttttatttagtccgcatattagctttggtcaaagtcaagctttgtaaacttttacaaagtttataaacaaaaatattaacatatacaataacaaatcaataacaTTAGATTTATTGTTGAATGTACTTTAACATTACATATATTTGTTATGGTAGATAtttatattgttttctataaacttagtcaaacgaAGTTTggcttcagtcaactctaatatgcaaagtaaataaaacggagggagtagtatataactATATATGCATAAATggattcatctgttgatggttatgaACGCGCTTAGCATTTTTTAAAgagaaaaatgactatgttacGAGAAAAATATACGTGCTTGGTAGTGATTTGACTCGTGTACAAGAAAAATGATAACTTATATTGCTGTTtgcctcaagaaatataaatttctTTTTTACtacggtttattcggttaaccattcGGTTTTTGGGTATATATCATATAAACCAAAGTTCAAAACGGTATGAAAGTTCATACCGTActaaccagaaaccataaaaaccgTAAAAATTGGTTCGGTTCGGTATAGCTTTTTGGTTCGGTTTCAAAATGCACAGAATGAGGTCAGACGACGAAATAGCCCGGGGTCATTTAGTAAAAATTATACTCCATATGGCTGCAACGCATAGGCTACCTGCCGTGTCAGTCCTGTCCTGCGTCGAGACAAGGAAGCCTTTGCCTTTTGCCAGGTCTGGCGAGGGGCGACCACAGCTACACTTTGACGGGAAACCGTCCTCCTGGCAACACCAGAAGCACTTGCCACAAAATTTTCTCTCAGTCTATTATCTACTATTAATGTGTCCATGATCCTTTAGTTCTTCGATGGTGTAACCCCCTCGAACACAATTGCACTGTaccactccctctgtcccaaaatataataaTGTTTTTAACACTCACTGTaccactccctctgtcccaaaatataataaTGTTTTTAACACTACGCGTTCTTATatcatgggacggagggagtatttatgaaTTAGAGAAATTTACACGCTTTCCCATTCCATTCGAGAAAAATCTGGTTCAGTTGCACTAGCTAGATTCAAGACTGCGAGAGCACTAGCTAGATTCAAGACTGCGAGCGATCTCGCACGGAGCACATACAAATTCACGCCATTGGTTTGACCATCACATGACACAAAAATTAACAAGCATGGGAGAAGAAACGCGGTAGCCAAAAAGCAATAAGTACCACTGGCAACAAGCAAACCCATGAGTGAAAGATCAGCACAAATTGATGCGTCTTCAGAACATCATCTAGTCCAAAAGATGCTCAGATAGCATGGCGGCGACATTGCTTATAACAGTCTCATAGAGAAAATAAGGTAGCCTTCGATTGGTGCTGAATGAAAGGGGAACATCACAGTGGCGCAGTGGTGAGTAGTCACCAGAAATGGAAGCATGTGAGCTGGCTTCGAACAAAATCTCGGAACGTGGTCACCGCCCTGAGTCATAGCAATGATAGAATCATCAGCCCGGGATTCACATTTGTGCAATTTTGAGCAAATGAGCTGAGCTGCTGGTAAAATACTTAACCAAAAGATAAGATTGTACATTCAGACGAACTGAGAAATAGTGGCAACTATGAACTTTATCAGAAAAAAAAGTGACAACTATGAACAGCGAAAATGCGTCAAATGGGCTATTCGGTGAACTTCCAAATCCCCACACAAAATAGGTACATAGCGTGGGAGCTGAAAACATCTACTGACTGCATGCAATGAACTACAAAGTGCTTAACAAGTAGCAGGATGATGAAGAACACACAAATAATCATATGAACACCAATAGTATCCCTTAGAGTTAAGAGGTTTCTTTGGCCTTCTAACGGTCAATTTGAGAAAAATAACTCAAAAGAACAAGCAGTATCCTTGTCAACCATAAAGATCGCCTAATGTAAGGGGGGAAATTGGTTGTGCCACTACAGAACTTAAGAATAAATATGACCCAACCCACCGCCAAAAAAAAGttaaagaaagagaagaaaagaaaattaAGGTAAGTTTAAAATGAGGCGGTTCATGGGTATTTTCAGCTATTTTAACCTCAAATCCGTTCTGGGTCACATTGCATAACAAATACTAGCAATATTTGTTTCCTTCATTCTATCAGATAAGGACCATGACAAAAAAAAGAGGAATCACCATGAAAATTACGAAAAGATTTGTTTTCTTTAAACAAACTAAGATCCAGTGGATTCCTAGTAATTTTTGTATAAAATCTAACTTCAACTTCAATTCAATTTTGCAATCACCCTTGGAATTCTGAAGGTAAGCTAAAAGTTATCTATGACAACTTAAAACAAGAACAGGTGGAATGTGTGCTGAAACTCAATGCAATCCAAGTAAAAGTTGCGTAGGTAAACAAATGAACATTATGTTGGCATTGGTGCGAACTTTACTTCCCGCGTGCTAAATAATCTGTGCTATGGAAGTCGCTTAAAGGGACCATAATTGAAGGGATATAGTGCCATGATGCCATCAAACTTCATCCGTAAAGTGCTTTCAAGTTAATGTAAAGATGAATTGCTAATTACCGGCAAGCTTTGGGAAGCAATCAGAACAGGATGATCAAAGAATGTTATTAGCTCTTCTACCACCAGAATATATTATCTCTAACCAACAAGAAGACAATGTGGTAAGATATATAAGAACTGCTAAAAcaaacttccattttggaataGTGACTTCTCATTCCTTGCCGCGGGGGGAGAAATCCTTAGAGAACATTACAGATCCTATTACTAATGGATACGCTTGTGCTTCCAAAGATATTAGCCTAGTAAAGCTGATGCATTTATACACATGCAACAACCTAGTTAAACCTTAAACGCAAACACATATGAAAATGTATAGGAGCGGGTAGGCATTTTATCAAGCAATATCACTGGGGAAAAAATGACATGAAGAGGGAAGGAAGATCTTACAAATGGCCAAAATTCGTCAAGCCATTACGCTTCAGCCAGGAAGGCAGGCGGCCATGCCAGGGAGTAGGCGAAGATGGGGTCCCCGTACTCCTTGCCATCTTCCATCGTCAGGCGCTCCAGCTTGCAAGTCTTGAGATCGAACGAGTAGCGCCCATAGCCCAGCATCTGGATGAACAGCTTCCCTGTGCGGCCGGCGTCCATGTCGGTGAGCATGATGCTCGCCGACCTGGCCCTCCTGTCCCTGGGCACGCCCGGCAGTGCGTCGTACAACTTGCTAAGGTTCATCTCCCTCTCAAGACGCCACCCATTGTCGCTCCACCTGGTCTCCCCACGCACCCAGAGCTGCATCATCTGGTTCTCCACGGTCGCGATGCAGAGCTGCCCGTCCTCCGGCATCTCCCCGACGCGGTACTTGCTGAAGTGGTCCGACAGTGCAGCCGGCGCCAGCATGTAAGAGAAGTGCAGTGTGGAAGGGTCTAGCACGAGCACGCGACCGGAGTTGCAGATGTGCCAATAGAGCTTCCCGGCGGCGTGCACGCAGCGTCGCTCGAAGCACCAGGGCTCGAATTCGACCTCGACGTCCACGGCCCGCGGGAGCGCGCGCCAGCGGCACTGGCCCTCGTCGACGGACGCGACCCAGGCACGCGGGTGCCCGTCGTCGATGGCGAAGCAGACGACCTCGAAGCAGAGCTTGCTCGGGTGCGCGCGGGAGAGAAGCGCGGAGCCGATGTAGAACCTGGAGGGGCGCCAGAGGCGGTCATCGGGCACCGTggagcgcggcggcggccggaggagcgCGCGGCGGCGGGTGGCCGGGTCGAGGACGAGGAAGCGCGGGAGGATCCCCCCGGGGAGCGCCGCGGTCGGCTCGAGGAGCAGGAGGCCCTGGAGAGAGTCGTAGAGCTTGTAGCGGGAGGCGCCCGGGGCGAAATCGAGGGAGCTGAGCGGGGAGGAGGAGCCGAGGGGGACGAAGACGGCGTCTTGGAGGGGTTGGTGCTTCTGCTTGACGGGCGGCGGGAGGCAGGTTATGACGGGGTGATGGAAGTAGccgaggaggggaggggcgcgggggaggcagcgggaggcggcgcggcgccAGTAGTGGCAGGCGAGGGCGGCGCGGAGGAGGTCGACGAGGGAGAGACGGCGGAGGACGTTGCGGAGCACGTCCCCGGTGAGGACGTCGGCCGCCTTCGTCTCCGTCGGCGGTGGCGGCAGGACCGAGGTCGGCGAGCTAGAGGAAGGTGGGGTTTTGGTTTTGGGCTTGGGCTTGGGCTTGGGCTTGCGTCCGCCCCTCTTCTTCCCAGTCTTCGGCGCCATtgccggtggcggtggcggtggcggtggcgtacTTGTGGTGGAGCGGTCTGGCAGAAGAGGGTTCTGGAGAGGGAGCAGATCGGAGTACCCGAAAGCAGCGGAAAAGGCACGCTCTGCTCCGGTGGAAGGAGGAATGGGGAGATGAAAGGGGTGGACCGATTTCAAATTTTAGAATTTGTTTTCTTTCGAAATGCAATTGTATTTTTGAAGTTTACATACGTAGCTTATTTTACACGCTtatctttcttttcttttcaaaCAGAAAGAACGCCtgcgaaccaacctatggttggatggttagagggactgtgaaatttcaagatgatataccggctcagtcttccggaggtgctcataggggtagggtgtgcgtgtgtgcgttcatagggatgggtgtatgcgcgtgtatatgagcgcttgcatctgtactgtgttaaaaaaacagaAAGAACGCCATGCAAAAAAAAACAGCAGTGGCGGTGGTGTACTTGTGGTGGGGCTACGGAGCAATTTACATAGCCTATTTGAATTTTAGAATTTGTTTTTCAAATGCAACTGTATTTTCGACGTCTGCATAGCTTACTTTACATGTTTATAATAAGAAAGAACGGAAATGTAGGATGCATTTTTACACGTGAAGACAAACATTTGACGAATAATTACTGCGTGTGATTTAGGTGATTCTGCCATGGGTAAGTTTTTGTTTTACTCTCTCATATGAACCTAATTACATCAATTTTGTATCACGATATAATCGAGACAAAGAGACTCTGTGTGGCATGCTGTTTCATTTGCGATGCTCTGTTTCAGAGCAGGCCGAAGAATAAACAGACTCCAAAGCAGGAACGCAAACAGAAGCCTGCGACCGCCGCGTGCACCGTGCCAACAAGCTCGCCGGCAGAACGATGCACGGCGGCTCCTCCTCCACCACGGCGGCTACGGCCACGCCCGATGATGCACGATAGAGAGTTCGATTTGCTGCGGATCTGGTGACCGCGCGCCGCGTCACGCTCGACGACGGCGAGCTATGGCTGCGCGGGGACGCCCTCCGGATCGTGCTGCTCGACGCAAGGGGACACGCGGTGGACGCTCGCTACCTTCGCCCTGGTGAGTGGATTGATATCGGCGATATTGTTGCATTTCCCTGCCACTTTGCTAGGGTTTGCGACAGAGCGCCAGCGATCGGCGGAAATTCCGGTGAGATCACGCCACCGCATGGCCCGCTGCATGGGCGGGCGGTACACGGGAGCGGCCGTGTCGATCGGGGCGCACACCGCCGAACACCACGTCTGACGGATGGGCCCGGGATCCTGGGGCGCGGACCGGTCCACCATGGCGCGGATGGTCGACACGTAGGCGAGAGTGGATCTGACCGCCATGGAAGCGGCGGAGTTAGGGTTTCTGGGGGCGCCGCGGGTATAAAACGCACGGCAGCCACCCCTTCCTCCATTTTGGATCTCGACGAGGGGCTCGCCCACTTCTGGAGCGCTCCGCCTCCcgtcagatctagggttcgtcccAATTTCGATTGGTGGGAAGGCAAAATCCATGGCGATTTGCGTTCCTTTGCCCAAGTAGTTGCATCTCGATCCCCCACCAACCCTTCTGCTAGAGCCAGAGAGAAACCACCGGATAGATTGCCTGCGAATCCTGTTGCTAGATCCAAAGAGAAGCCTCCTGCTGAGATGAGAGGGGATGGGTTTGGTGCGGGCCGCCAGGGGCGTGGCGCCGGGCGTTTCGACCGCGGTCGCGGCCGTGGATTCGATACTCACGTCTGGAAGCGCAAGACGGAGGCGGGGAGCTCCTCCACCACCAACGACAAGTGGGAAGAGGCGGCCGGCAACCTGCAGGAGAACCGAAACCGCCAATCCAGGTGGGATGGGGAGGGCGGTGACCTGCAGGACACTCAGGAGCCGGTTGCGGCCGGAGGGCAACAGGCAGCTCTCCCCCACCGTCAAGAGATCCGAGATGGGGACTCCAGAAGTGAAAAAGATCACCACACCGTCGACAAGAACAATCCGACTGCTGGTAACCGCGAGTACTCCTCCTCTGGTACTGTTGTTCCTCCTTGTGATGCTTGTCAGATCTGCCATTTGCTTGGGCACTTTACTGTTAGATGCCCTAAGGCGTTCTGTGAGAGATGCAAAAAGAGGGGTCATCTGTCTTTTGTCTGCAGTGAGTTCTTCCCCTGGGATCACACACCTGTGATGTGTGCGTTTCAAACTAAGGGTCAGGGTTTCTTTTACATCCCTGATTTTAGTGTGGATAGACAGAACAGGGATAATATTTTCAATATTGTTGTCACCATCACTGATGGCTCGGCTCTGACCAAGGATATTGAACACGAGCTGAGCGTGTATGTTGGTCAGGGGTGGCGCTGCTCTGCTAGATTCTTTGCTCCACAAAATTTTGTTATGAGAATGCCGAACCCTAGAGAGGTTGAGAGAGCTCTTTTTGTTGAACATATTAAGCTGAAAAAGTGTGGGGTTAGTGTTAAATTATCTCCCTGGTCTGAAGATATTGATTCTGAGGGACTGCTTGAAATTGCTTGGGTCAAGATTGGTAAAATTCCGCCTAACAAGAGATGTGATAAGACTATAGCTTATGTGGGAGCGTTAGTTGGGATTACTCTGGAAGTCGATATGTCAACTATAAATCGCCCTTCTTCTGTCAGAGCTAAGATTGGGTGTAGGTCGATAGCTCAGCTTCCTGCCACTGCTGAAGGAGTGCTGGCAGGACGCTTCTACAGGTTTACTTACGAGGTTGAGGAGGTTTTGGTCAAGAATCCTGGAAATGCAAAAGAGGAGGATCTCATCCCTGTGGATGGAACCAAGGCTGATCAGACTCCTAAGAGGAAACGTACTGAACATGAGAGAGGGGTGCAGCAGCCTGAGTCTGCTGGACATGGCAATACTGGGGGCTCCTATCGTGGTGGCAAGGCCTGTCGCCTGCTATACGATGACAATGAGGGGTCTCCCTCTACTGAAAGTGATGGGGATGGCTCCCTGCTTATTGAAACAATGCAGAGAGAGATTGAGGAGAAGATGAGGGAAGGGGTGGTTGATTCCTCTCGCTGGATTGTTCCCAGGAATCCTGATATCATGGAGGATGTTGCGCAAGATATGCAGGTGAAAAAAGACACACATAACATATCTGTTACTCCTTGTCAGACTGTTTCTAATCCTTCTCAGATTGTGGAGGTCGCTGGTGAGGTGGATCCTGGGATGAAGACTTCATGCAGTTATGTGGTACAACTCCCATCTCTTGAAAGCATTGAAGAGATCATTCTCACCCCCCCCCCACTAGCACCTGAAGCCCCACTGAGGTTCAGCAAGCGTAACATCTCTGGAATGCAGGACAAGGTGGAGGACAGGGCTAAGAAAATGGCCAGCAAGAAAAACCTGGAAGGTAACAATGCCCCTACTTTCAAGAATTCTTTCGATGCACTTTCCAATGATGAGTTGATTAGTAGAGCGAATTTGATAGGGGTGGAAATTCCCAATGATGATTTTGCTGTCGTTGACATTATTAGAGAGCTTGAGTGTGCACGAAAGGAATTAAATGACAAAAACTCAATCAATAATACTGACAATGAGCAAGATGTTCTGATTGTAACAAATGGTTTGGGTAAAGAAACTCCTGTGAGTTTAGATTGGTTAGACCAGGAAGAACACATTTATGAGCGCATCTCTTCTGCTAAGCCTAAAAAGAAAAAACATAGTAAATCCAATGTTAAGATTCCTAGGCCTGTGACTAGGAGTCAGAAAAGGGAGAGTACTGAGGAGGATTTAAATGTAACCCTGCCCCGTCTCCTGGTAGGGTTACTCGGACCAAATTCCACAAAAAACGTTCCAAATGAGAGGACTCATTTGGAACTGTCGAGGGGTGGGCAAGAAAGGAATGGCCACCTGCCTCTCAGACATGATCAGTGACCATTCCCTTGATTTCCTGGGTTTGCAAGAAACTATGAAAAAAGAGTTTACTCCTAAATGCCTAAGGAGAATCGATCCCTTTGACATTTTCCAGTGGAATTGGGTGCCTTCCACAGGCAAATCTGGAGGCATCCTATGCGGTACGCGGAGGGATAAGTTTGATATAGTCTCTTGTACTAAGGGCAAATACATACTGCAACTAGTGTTGCATGACATACAAAAAAAGATCCAGTGGGGTTTGCTGGTAGCCTATGGATCGGCACATGATGAATTCAAAAATGAATTCCTAGTTGAGCTAGCTTCCTGTTGCAGTGGCATGACCGTACCCTACATAGTAGGAGGGGATTTTAATATCCTACGACATTCGGGAGAGAAGAATAAGAAGATGTCGAACAACAAAGCCACTGACTTGTTTAATTCCATCATCAATACACTAGCTCTTAGGGAAATTCACATCAGTGGAGGGAAGTATACATGGACCAATAACCAGAATTTCCCCACACTGGAGAAACTTGATCGAATTCTCATGTCAGAATGCTGGGAGGATATATTTCCCCTGGTATCTGTAAAGAAATTAGTTCGTGAGATCTCTGATCATAGTCCACTTTTGTTATCCTCTGGTGAAGAAGGGCGCGAAGCCCCGAAACCTCGTGAATTTCGTTTCAACCTGTCCTGGATTAAAGATGAAAAGTTTCTGCCTACTGTGAGTAGGATTTGGGCGAGGAAGGTTACATCCTCTTATCCCATTGATATTCTAAATATCAAACTGAAGAGATTTAAAACATACTTTAAAGGATGGGGCTCTGATAAGTATGGTCATgataagaagaggaaggaggacctACGTATGGAACTTGCCATGCTTGaggaaatggaagaagaagatatGTTGCCTCCTGACTTGTATAGTAGAAAGATGGATATCAACGCCGAGCTTTACGAGCTCCTAGTTAACGAGGAAATTTTTTGGCTTCAACAGTCCCATGAGCGCTGGCTGCTCAAAGGGGACCTGAATACTGACTATTATCACAAAATTGCCAATGGGAGGAAACGGAAAAATACTATACATTCACTCAAAGTAGGGGAGACCTTGATTGAAGGCACGGACAACCTGGTTGCCcatgccactgagttctacaaagAGTTGTTTGAGCCAGCTCCTGGTAACCAGATTCATCTGGACCCGGGGATCTGGTCCCCTGAGGAGAAATTGGATGACAAAGACAATAAGGATCTATGTAGAGAGTTTACAGAGCAAGAGGTTAAGGAGGCCCTGTTTGATATGGCTCCCAATAGGGCCCCCGGGCCTGATAACATTCCTGCTGAGTTTTATCAGGTGTGCTGGGACATAGTTAAAGATGATATTATGGCCCTGTTTAGAGCTTTCCACCAAGGAACGTTGGATGTTCAAAGGTTGAACTATGGGGTGATCACTCTTCTCCCAAAAATTTCTGGGGCtgagaagattcagcaatataggCCTATATGCTTATTGAGATGCCCATACAAGTTAATCACGAAAGTCCTTGATCGTAGAGTTGTTGTATATGCAAACAAACTCATTAGTCCTACTCAAAACGCCTTCATTAAAGGGAGAAATATCATGGACGGAGTCCTGTCCTTACATGAGCTTCTTAACTACACATATGTTAAGAAGAGAGTAGGGATTGTACTTAAACTGGACTTTGAGAAAGCATATGACAAGGTAAACTGGGACTTTCTTCTGGAGTGCCACAAGATGCGAGGTTTTGATGATAAGTGGTGCAATTGGATTGAACAAATCTTGCGTAATGGGACAGTCAGCATTAAACTAAACGGTAGTGTTGGGCCATACTTTCAAAGCAAAAAAGGGGTGAGGCAGGGTGACCCGCACTCCCCCTTTCTGTTCAACTTAGCTGTTGAATGTCTCGCTAAAATGATTAAAAATGCCCAGAAAAGTAAACTGATTGTTGGTCTGGCGGCCGACTTGATTCCTGATGGGGTGGCAATTCTACAATATGCGGACGATACAATCATATGTATCGAGGATGATGTGGATAAGGCAGTCAACCTGAAGTTGCTGTTATATATGTTCGAAATGATGTCCGGTTTGAAAGTTAATTTCCAGAAAAGCGAGATCCTCACTGTGGGAGGAGATGATAATGTGGTAGAAAAATATTCAGAAATTTTTAACTGTGAGGTTGGAAGTTTCCCACTTAAGTATTTGGGGATGCCTGTGAGTTATGCCAATCTTAAAACTTCGGACTGGGAGTTCATTGTTGATAAGTATCTAAAAAAATTTGATGCCTGGATTGGAAACGCTGCCTCAATGGGAGGGAGACACACTCTGCTTGATTCTGTTGTCACCCAGCTCTCGCTATATCATATGTCTATGTGGCTTATGAACAAGACCTTCATCGAGAGGTTGGATAAACACAGGcgcagattcttttggcaaggatgTAACAAAAAGAGGAGATACTATCTTGTCAAGTGGAACAAGATTTGTAGATCCAAAAACAAAGGGGGGTTGGGCATTAAAGACCTTAGAAAACAAAACATCAGTCTCATGGTCAAGTGGTGGTGGAAATTAGAGACACAAAAAGGACTCTGGCAAGATATAGTCCGTGCCAGATATCTTCGCAACACATCTGTTGCTGAAGTTTCCCCCAAATTCTCTGACTCGCCCTGTTGGAAGGCCCTACTCAAAATCAAAAACATTT comes from Triticum aestivum cultivar Chinese Spring chromosome 5B, IWGSC CS RefSeq v2.1, whole genome shotgun sequence and encodes:
- the LOC123111569 gene encoding uncharacterized protein produces the protein MAPKTGKKRGGRKPKPKPKPKTKTPPSSSSPTSVLPPPPTETKAADVLTGDVLRNVLRRLSLVDLLRAALACHYWRRAASRCLPRAPPLLGYFHHPVITCLPPPVKQKHQPLQDAVFVPLGSSSPLSSLDFAPGASRYKLYDSLQGLLLLEPTAALPGGILPRFLVLDPATRRRALLRPPPRSTVPDDRLWRPSRFYIGSALLSRAHPSKLCFEVVCFAIDDGHPRAWVASVDEGQCRWRALPRAVDVEVEFEPWCFERRCVHAAGKLYWHICNSGRVLVLDPSTLHFSYMLAPAALSDHFSKYRVGEMPEDGQLCIATVENQMMQLWVRGETRWSDNGWRLEREMNLSKLYDALPGVPRDRRARSASIMLTDMDAGRTGKLFIQMLGYGRYSFDLKTCKLERLTMEDGKEYGDPIFAYSLAWPPAFLAEA